One genomic window of Medicago truncatula cultivar Jemalong A17 chromosome 1, MtrunA17r5.0-ANR, whole genome shotgun sequence includes the following:
- the LOC11421875 gene encoding protein DETOXIFICATION 14 isoform X1, whose protein sequence is MEKGLLEKDREGAGSRSITWGVFFQEVKDVCFLALPMISVTLSQYFLQIISMMMVGHLGKLSLSSTAIAISLCVVSGFSLLFGMSCALETQCGQAYGAKQYRKFGVQVYTAIISLIIACVPLSLLWLNLGKLLSLLGQDPLISQEAGKFAMCMIPALFAYATLQALVRYFLMQSLVLPLVISSSVTLGFHVAFCWLLVFKSGLGSLGAAFSIGTSYWLNVIILGLYMKFSADCEKTRFTISMESFDGIGEFFRYAIPSAGMICFEWWSFELLVFLSGLLPNPQLETSVLSICLSIISTLYTIPEATGSAASARVSNALGAGCPHAARLSVYAAMAIAVSEAILVSSIIFASRRVLGYIFSNEQDVVDYVTDMAPLISLSVIVDSLHGTLSGIARGCGWQKLGAYVNLGAYYVFGIPIAVILGFWFELRGKGLWIGIIVGASCQAVLLSLITSFTNWEKQAIKARERIFQESFAVQRID, encoded by the exons ATGGAAAAAGGTTTGTTAGAGAAAGACAGAGAGGGTGCTGGTTCAAGAAGCATAACATGGGGTGTATTTTTTCAAGAGGTGAAAGATGTTTGTTTTCTAGCATTGCCTATGATTAGTGTAACTTTGTCACAATATTTTCTACAAATTATTTCAATGATGATGGTTGGTCATTTGGGTAAACTTTCTCTTTCTAGCACAGCTATTGCTATCTCTCTCTGTGTTGTCTCTGGCTTCAGTCTTCTT TTTGGAATGTCATGTGCACTTGAAACGCAATGCGGACAAGCTTATGGTGCAAAGCAATATAGAAAGTTTGGTGTTCAAGTTTACACTgctatcatttctcttattataGCTTGTGTTCCTCTCTCTTTATTGTGGCTCAACTTGGGGAAGTTACTGAGTTTACTTGGCCAAGACCCTTTGATTTCACAAGAAGCTGGAAAATTTGCTATGTGCATGATTCCTGCTCTTTTTGCTTATGCAACTCTTCAGGCACTGGTCAGATACTTTCTTATGCAAAGTTTGGTTCTTCCTCTTGTTATAAGTTCCTCTGTTACCCTTGGATTCCATGTAGCATTTTGTTGGTTATTAGTTTTTAAATCTGGATTAGGTAGCTTAGGAGCTGCATTTTCTATTGGCACTTCATACTGGTTGAATGTGATTATCCTTGGATTATATATGAAATTCTCTGCTGATTGTGAAAAAACGCGGTTTACAATTTCAATGGAGTCATTTGATGGAATAGGTGAGTTCTTTCGCTATGCTATTCCTTCAGCTGGAATGATTTG CTTTGAGTGGTGGTCATTTGAGCTCCTAGTCTTTCTTTCTGGTCTTCTTCCAAATCCACAGCTTGAAACTTCTGTTTTATCCATATG TTTGTCAATCATCTCAACACTCTATACAATACCAGAAGCAACTGGCTCAGCAGCAAG TGCAAGAGTTTCAAATGCATTAGGAGCTGGATGTCCACACGCAGCACGATTGTCTGTCTATGCTGCTATGGCTATCGCAGTTTCTGAGGCTATATTGGTGAGTTCCATCATTTTCGCCTCTCGACGGGTGTTAGGTTATATATTTAGCAATGAGCAGGATGTGGTGGATTATGTCACAGATATGGCTCCTCTAATAAGTCTATCTGTTATAGTAGATAGTTTACATGGTACCCTTTCAG GTATTGCTAGAGGATGTGGTTGGCAGAAATTGGGAGCATATGTGAACCTTGGAGCCTATTATGTTTTTGGAATTCCAATTGCTGTTATATTGGGTTTCTGGTTTGAATTGAGAGGAAAAGGTCTTTGGATTGGGATAATTGTTGGTGCCTCCTGTCAAGCAGTTTTGCTATCCCTTATAACAAGTTTTACAAACTGGGAAAAACAG GCAATTAAGGCACGGGAAAGGATATTTCAAGAAAGTTTTGCAGTACAAAGGATAGATTAG
- the LOC11421875 gene encoding protein DETOXIFICATION 14 isoform X2 produces MGCIFSRAIAISLCVVSGFSLLFGMSCALETQCGQAYGAKQYRKFGVQVYTAIISLIIACVPLSLLWLNLGKLLSLLGQDPLISQEAGKFAMCMIPALFAYATLQALVRYFLMQSLVLPLVISSSVTLGFHVAFCWLLVFKSGLGSLGAAFSIGTSYWLNVIILGLYMKFSADCEKTRFTISMESFDGIGEFFRYAIPSAGMICFEWWSFELLVFLSGLLPNPQLETSVLSICLSIISTLYTIPEATGSAASARVSNALGAGCPHAARLSVYAAMAIAVSEAILVSSIIFASRRVLGYIFSNEQDVVDYVTDMAPLISLSVIVDSLHGTLSGIARGCGWQKLGAYVNLGAYYVFGIPIAVILGFWFELRGKGLWIGIIVGASCQAVLLSLITSFTNWEKQAIKARERIFQESFAVQRID; encoded by the exons ATGGGGTGTATTTTTTCAAGAG CTATTGCTATCTCTCTCTGTGTTGTCTCTGGCTTCAGTCTTCTT TTTGGAATGTCATGTGCACTTGAAACGCAATGCGGACAAGCTTATGGTGCAAAGCAATATAGAAAGTTTGGTGTTCAAGTTTACACTgctatcatttctcttattataGCTTGTGTTCCTCTCTCTTTATTGTGGCTCAACTTGGGGAAGTTACTGAGTTTACTTGGCCAAGACCCTTTGATTTCACAAGAAGCTGGAAAATTTGCTATGTGCATGATTCCTGCTCTTTTTGCTTATGCAACTCTTCAGGCACTGGTCAGATACTTTCTTATGCAAAGTTTGGTTCTTCCTCTTGTTATAAGTTCCTCTGTTACCCTTGGATTCCATGTAGCATTTTGTTGGTTATTAGTTTTTAAATCTGGATTAGGTAGCTTAGGAGCTGCATTTTCTATTGGCACTTCATACTGGTTGAATGTGATTATCCTTGGATTATATATGAAATTCTCTGCTGATTGTGAAAAAACGCGGTTTACAATTTCAATGGAGTCATTTGATGGAATAGGTGAGTTCTTTCGCTATGCTATTCCTTCAGCTGGAATGATTTG CTTTGAGTGGTGGTCATTTGAGCTCCTAGTCTTTCTTTCTGGTCTTCTTCCAAATCCACAGCTTGAAACTTCTGTTTTATCCATATG TTTGTCAATCATCTCAACACTCTATACAATACCAGAAGCAACTGGCTCAGCAGCAAG TGCAAGAGTTTCAAATGCATTAGGAGCTGGATGTCCACACGCAGCACGATTGTCTGTCTATGCTGCTATGGCTATCGCAGTTTCTGAGGCTATATTGGTGAGTTCCATCATTTTCGCCTCTCGACGGGTGTTAGGTTATATATTTAGCAATGAGCAGGATGTGGTGGATTATGTCACAGATATGGCTCCTCTAATAAGTCTATCTGTTATAGTAGATAGTTTACATGGTACCCTTTCAG GTATTGCTAGAGGATGTGGTTGGCAGAAATTGGGAGCATATGTGAACCTTGGAGCCTATTATGTTTTTGGAATTCCAATTGCTGTTATATTGGGTTTCTGGTTTGAATTGAGAGGAAAAGGTCTTTGGATTGGGATAATTGTTGGTGCCTCCTGTCAAGCAGTTTTGCTATCCCTTATAACAAGTTTTACAAACTGGGAAAAACAG GCAATTAAGGCACGGGAAAGGATATTTCAAGAAAGTTTTGCAGTACAAAGGATAGATTAG
- the LOC11421875 gene encoding protein DETOXIFICATION 14 isoform X3, with protein sequence MSCALETQCGQAYGAKQYRKFGVQVYTAIISLIIACVPLSLLWLNLGKLLSLLGQDPLISQEAGKFAMCMIPALFAYATLQALVRYFLMQSLVLPLVISSSVTLGFHVAFCWLLVFKSGLGSLGAAFSIGTSYWLNVIILGLYMKFSADCEKTRFTISMESFDGIGEFFRYAIPSAGMICFEWWSFELLVFLSGLLPNPQLETSVLSICLSIISTLYTIPEATGSAASARVSNALGAGCPHAARLSVYAAMAIAVSEAILVSSIIFASRRVLGYIFSNEQDVVDYVTDMAPLISLSVIVDSLHGTLSGIARGCGWQKLGAYVNLGAYYVFGIPIAVILGFWFELRGKGLWIGIIVGASCQAVLLSLITSFTNWEKQAIKARERIFQESFAVQRID encoded by the exons ATGTCATGTGCACTTGAAACGCAATGCGGACAAGCTTATGGTGCAAAGCAATATAGAAAGTTTGGTGTTCAAGTTTACACTgctatcatttctcttattataGCTTGTGTTCCTCTCTCTTTATTGTGGCTCAACTTGGGGAAGTTACTGAGTTTACTTGGCCAAGACCCTTTGATTTCACAAGAAGCTGGAAAATTTGCTATGTGCATGATTCCTGCTCTTTTTGCTTATGCAACTCTTCAGGCACTGGTCAGATACTTTCTTATGCAAAGTTTGGTTCTTCCTCTTGTTATAAGTTCCTCTGTTACCCTTGGATTCCATGTAGCATTTTGTTGGTTATTAGTTTTTAAATCTGGATTAGGTAGCTTAGGAGCTGCATTTTCTATTGGCACTTCATACTGGTTGAATGTGATTATCCTTGGATTATATATGAAATTCTCTGCTGATTGTGAAAAAACGCGGTTTACAATTTCAATGGAGTCATTTGATGGAATAGGTGAGTTCTTTCGCTATGCTATTCCTTCAGCTGGAATGATTTG CTTTGAGTGGTGGTCATTTGAGCTCCTAGTCTTTCTTTCTGGTCTTCTTCCAAATCCACAGCTTGAAACTTCTGTTTTATCCATATG TTTGTCAATCATCTCAACACTCTATACAATACCAGAAGCAACTGGCTCAGCAGCAAG TGCAAGAGTTTCAAATGCATTAGGAGCTGGATGTCCACACGCAGCACGATTGTCTGTCTATGCTGCTATGGCTATCGCAGTTTCTGAGGCTATATTGGTGAGTTCCATCATTTTCGCCTCTCGACGGGTGTTAGGTTATATATTTAGCAATGAGCAGGATGTGGTGGATTATGTCACAGATATGGCTCCTCTAATAAGTCTATCTGTTATAGTAGATAGTTTACATGGTACCCTTTCAG GTATTGCTAGAGGATGTGGTTGGCAGAAATTGGGAGCATATGTGAACCTTGGAGCCTATTATGTTTTTGGAATTCCAATTGCTGTTATATTGGGTTTCTGGTTTGAATTGAGAGGAAAAGGTCTTTGGATTGGGATAATTGTTGGTGCCTCCTGTCAAGCAGTTTTGCTATCCCTTATAACAAGTTTTACAAACTGGGAAAAACAG GCAATTAAGGCACGGGAAAGGATATTTCAAGAAAGTTTTGCAGTACAAAGGATAGATTAG
- the LOC11421875 gene encoding protein DETOXIFICATION 14 isoform X4 produces the protein MKFSADCEKTRFTISMESFDGIGEFFRYAIPSAGMICFEWWSFELLVFLSGLLPNPQLETSVLSICLSIISTLYTIPEATGSAASARVSNALGAGCPHAARLSVYAAMAIAVSEAILVSSIIFASRRVLGYIFSNEQDVVDYVTDMAPLISLSVIVDSLHGTLSGIARGCGWQKLGAYVNLGAYYVFGIPIAVILGFWFELRGKGLWIGIIVGASCQAVLLSLITSFTNWEKQAIKARERIFQESFAVQRID, from the exons ATGAAATTCTCTGCTGATTGTGAAAAAACGCGGTTTACAATTTCAATGGAGTCATTTGATGGAATAGGTGAGTTCTTTCGCTATGCTATTCCTTCAGCTGGAATGATTTG CTTTGAGTGGTGGTCATTTGAGCTCCTAGTCTTTCTTTCTGGTCTTCTTCCAAATCCACAGCTTGAAACTTCTGTTTTATCCATATG TTTGTCAATCATCTCAACACTCTATACAATACCAGAAGCAACTGGCTCAGCAGCAAG TGCAAGAGTTTCAAATGCATTAGGAGCTGGATGTCCACACGCAGCACGATTGTCTGTCTATGCTGCTATGGCTATCGCAGTTTCTGAGGCTATATTGGTGAGTTCCATCATTTTCGCCTCTCGACGGGTGTTAGGTTATATATTTAGCAATGAGCAGGATGTGGTGGATTATGTCACAGATATGGCTCCTCTAATAAGTCTATCTGTTATAGTAGATAGTTTACATGGTACCCTTTCAG GTATTGCTAGAGGATGTGGTTGGCAGAAATTGGGAGCATATGTGAACCTTGGAGCCTATTATGTTTTTGGAATTCCAATTGCTGTTATATTGGGTTTCTGGTTTGAATTGAGAGGAAAAGGTCTTTGGATTGGGATAATTGTTGGTGCCTCCTGTCAAGCAGTTTTGCTATCCCTTATAACAAGTTTTACAAACTGGGAAAAACAG GCAATTAAGGCACGGGAAAGGATATTTCAAGAAAGTTTTGCAGTACAAAGGATAGATTAG
- the LOC25485442 gene encoding protein DETOXIFICATION 14: protein MEKGLLEKDREGDSRSITWGVFFQEVKDVCFLALPMIAVTLSQYFLQIISMIMVGRLGKLALSSTAIAISLCGVSGFSLLFGMSCALETQCGQAYGAKQYKKFGVQIYTAVFSLIIACLPLSLLWIFLGRLLILLGQDPLISQEAGKFSMCMIPALFAYATLQALVRYFLMQSLILPLVISSTVTLCFHVAFCWLLVFKSGLGCLGAALSIGTSYWLNVIILGLYMKFSTDCEETRVPISMEPFLGVGEFFRYAIPSAGMICLEWWSFELLILLSGLLPNPQLETSVLSICLSIISTIYTIPEATGSAASTRVSNALGGGCPQAARLSVFASMTVAVSEAILVSSTIFASRKVLGYIFSNEQDVVDYVTHMVPLISINVIVDSLHGTLSGIARGSGWQKLGAYVNLGAYYVFGIPIAVILGFWFELRGKGLWIGILVGAFCQALLLALITGFTNWEKQAIKARERIFQGRQEVLQ, encoded by the exons ATGGAAAAGGGTTTGTTAGAGAAAGACAGAGAAGGTGATTCAAGAAGCATAACATGGGGTGTATTTTTTCAAGAGGTGAAAGATGTTTGTTTTCTAGCTCTGCCTATGATCGCCGTCACTCTGTCACAATATTTTCTACAAATTATTTCAATGATAATGGTTGGTCGTTTGGGTAAACTTGCTCTTTCTAGCACAGCTATTGCTATCTCTCTCTGTGGTGTCTCTGGCTTCAGTCttctt TTTGGAATGTCATGTGCACTTGAAACTCAATGCGGACAAGCTTATGGTGCAAagcaatataaaaaatttggtgtTCAAATTTACACTGCTGTCTTTTCTCTTATTATAGCTTGTCTTCCTCTATCTCTATTATGGATCTTCTTGGGAAGGCTATTGATTTTACTCGGTCAAGACCCTCTGATTTCACAAGAAGCTGGAAAATTTTCCATGTGCATGATTCCTGCTCTATTTGCTTATGCAACGCTTCAGGCACTGGTCAGATACTTTCTGATGCAAAGTTTGATACTTCCTCTTGTTATAAGTTCCACTGTTACCCTGTGCTTCCATGTAGCTTTTTGTTGGCTGTTAGTTTTTAAATCTGGATTAGGTTGCTTAGGAGCTGCACTTTCTATTGGTACTTCATACTGGTTGAATGTGATTATACTTGGATTATATATGAAATTCTCCACTGATTGTGAAGAAACTCGGGTTCCGATTTCAATGGAGCCATTCCTTGGAGTAGGAGAGTTCTTTCGATACGCTATTCCATCAGCAGGAATGATTTG CCTTGAGTGGTGGTCATTTGAACTCCTAATCCTTCTTTCTGGTCTTCTACCAAATCCACAGCTTGAAACTTCAGTCTTATCCATATG TTTATCAATCATCTCAACAATCTATACAATACCAGAAGCAACTGGCTCAGCAGCAAG CACTAGAGTTTCAAATGCATTAGGAGGTGGATGTCCACAAGCAGCGCGATTGTCTGTCTTTGCTTCTATGACCGTTGCAGTTTCTGAGGCTATTTTGGTGAGTTCCACCATTTTCGCCTCTCGGAAGGTGTTAGGTTATATATTTAGCAATGAGCAGGATGTGGTGGACTATGTCACACATATGGTTCCTCTAATAAGTATAAATGTTATAGTGGATAGTTTACATGGCACCCTTTCAG GTATTGCTAGAGGATCTGGTTGGCAGAAGTTGGGAGCATATGTGAACCTTGGAGCCTACTATGTTTTTGGAATTCCAATTGCTGTTATATTGGGTTTCTGGTTTGAGTTGAGAGGAAAAGGACTGTGGATTGGGATACTTGTTGGTGCCTTCTGTCAAGCACTTTTGCTAGCCCTTATAACAGGTTTTACAAACTGGGAAAAACAG GCAATCAAGGCACGGGAAAGGATATTTCAAGGAAGACAGGAAGTTTTGCAGTAG